A window of the Sabethes cyaneus chromosome 1, idSabCyanKW18_F2, whole genome shotgun sequence genome harbors these coding sequences:
- the LOC128745552 gene encoding uncharacterized protein K02A2.6-like, with protein sequence MAEINEAILRITELLQKLDTPLHIRYFNFILPEEPGMQCFDLTIATLKKIFGTQTTVFTKRYQCLQLLKSEADDIISYGGKVNCACEAFEFEKLTIDQFKCLIFVCGLKAPRYAYICARLLSRIETETVEAPVKLENLIEEYQRLVNLKADTTLIEQPSSSKQTVYTVRDKDTSKNHSAAGKSPRTPCWQCSQMHYVCDCPFSSHQCKTCNHVGHKEGYCSCISNKRKFIPISVNGVKSKLQLDTASNITVISKQIWNNLGKPAINNPTIEAVNASGQPLKLIGEFQCEIQIKGKTYQGRCFVTMTPNLNLLGIDWIEMFGLWSVPIDSICNQVQMKSDQQIIEFRAKHADVFKDSLGHCNTISLVDAELTRLQSLGIIEPVDFSEWAAPIVAVRKPNGKVRICADYSTGLNEALEANHYPLPTLEEIFAQLNGSTVYNLKLMKNHQLLTINTHRGLFRFNRLAPGVKSAPGAFQPLVDRMIADIPGVRSFIDDVIVFGKDMKSHAASLNQLFQQFKEYGFHVKAEKCRFFQPTLRYLGHIVDNQGIHPDPENVKSIAAIPPPTNITELPSYLGAINCYGRFLKLISPTDSTPLSIFFDNFGLSDHLVPNATLNVNVPDPVQVEPVLEL encoded by the exons ATGGCTGAAATTAACGAAGCGATCCTGCGGATAACGGAATTACTTCAAAAATTGGACACGCCTTTGCACATTCGGTACTTCAATTTCATCCTTCCGGAAGAGCCTGGCATGCAATGTTTTGACCTTACCATAGCAACGTTGAAGAAAATTTTCGGCACCCAGACAACCGTGTTCACAAAACGTTACCAGTGTTTACAGCTATTGAAGTCCGAAGCAGACGACATCATCAGCTATGGAGGGAAGGTCAATTGCGCCTGCGAAGCTTTCGAATTTGAAAAACTTACGATAGACCAATTCAAATGTCTGATTTTCGTTTGTGGTCTTAAAGCGCCACGCTATGCATACATATGCGCTAGACTACTTTCCCGCATTGAAACCGAGACAGTTGAAGCACCAGTAAAACTTGAAAATCTTATCGAGGAGTATCAACGACTCGTCAATCTCAAAGCGGACACCACATTAATCGAGCAACCATCAAGCTCGAAACAAACGGTGTACACAGTTCGTGATAAAGATACTTCGAAGAATCACTCAGCGGCTGGTAAATCTCCACGCACACCTTGTTGGCAATGCAGTCAAATGCATTACGTTTGCGATTGTCCGTTTTCGAGTCATCAGTGTAAGACCTGCAACCATGTTGGCCATAAGGAAGGCTACTGTAGTTGCATTTCCAA CAAGCGGAAGTTTATACCGATCAGCGTCAACGGTGTGAAATCCAAACTTCAGCTCGATACAGCAAGCAATATCACGGTAATTTCGAAGCAGATCTGGAACAATTTAGGTAAACCTGCAATCAATAATCCGACGATTGAAGCAGTCAACGCATCAGGTCAGCCACTTAAACTAATCGGCGAGTTTCAGTGCGAAATCCAGATCAAGGGTAAAACCTATCAAGGAAGATGTTTCGTCACAATGACTCCAAACCTCAACCTTCTGGGCATTGATTGGATAGAAATGTTTGGACTATGGTCAGTTCCCATCGACTCCATCTGCAAtcaagtacaaatgaaaagcgaTCAACAAATTATTGAATTCCGAGCGAAGCATGCAGACGTTTTCAAAGACTCACTTGGACACTGCAA TACGATATCATTGGTTGATGCCGAGCTTACGCGACTGCAATCGCTGGGCATCATTGAACCAGTCGACTTCTCCGAGTGGGCCGCTCCTATCGTGGCAGTGCGCAAACCTAATGGAAAAGTTCGCATCTGCGCGGACTATTCAACTGGGCTCAACGAAGCACTGGAAGCTAATCATTATCCGCTCCCTACTCTAGAGGAAATTTTCGCCCAACTTAATGGCAGCACCGTTTACAACTTGAAGTTGATGAAGAATCACCAGCTTCTCACCATCAATACGCATCGTGGTTTGTTCCGATTTAATCGCCTTGCTCCAGGAGTGAAGTCAGCTCCGGGAGCATTTCAACCCTTGGTCGACAGAATGATCGCGGACATACCAGGAGTTCGCTCTTTCATCGACGACGTCATCGTGTTTGGGAAGGATATGAAGTCGCATGCAGCATCACTCAATCAGCTTTTTCAACAGTTCAAGGAGTATGGGTTTCATGTTAAAGCTGAAAAGTGTAGGTTTTTCCAACCAACACTTCGATACTTGggacacatcgtggataatcaAGGCATCCATCCAGATCCTGAGAATGTGAAGAGTATTGCTGCAATTCCACCTCCAACCAACATCACCGAACTGCCTTCGTATCTAGGCGCCATCAACTGTTACGGAAGATTC TTAAAGCTAATCAGTCCTACGGACTCGACACCGCtatcgatattttttgataatttcggCCTATCGGATCATTTGGTACCAAATGCTACGTTGAACGTGAATGTTCCAGATCCAGTTCAGGTGGAACCAGTTTTGGAATTGTAA
- the LOC128738622 gene encoding organic cation transporter protein, whose amino-acid sequence MSGEEVEKDVSRVENGTTAAAAAAAAANGGSEQQGYENGKIIVRSSPGDLKQIVLDGLEKKGDRGVWLWTLFILCLTPNILNGFHVSSYVFLGKMPENYYCVIPSLLQKGWTHDEIRNISTTGGVTKNGTCAVLNWDYGLLAEMNYLDAVAYVSGQERPDQVSCLGTPGFEMHYEQRPGASIVPEWDLICERTALRSTVQVALSVGKFFGASTFGVLSDKYGRKSSFTVAALLYVVSSLLTTFSPYYILLLVGRIGLGSSASGVFYPAFALLTENIGVRHRSWMSIAFNFSYPIGMLILALAAYYIDPWRDLSLALTIPSFLLVIHLYFLVESPRWLLSKGRERRAYRMVFGRKAPQELCDSDRELSPEEVSAAAAKNVDAPKVPLGVRIRQTFSEFTKLYGTPKLCRRALICHFTWCVTSLCYYVTALNADNFAANRNVYVATTGSVDIVAYIISMIVLAYFGRKSTSFCFFLYAGICLLVVLAVPRESTTVIVTLAMLGRLGITAVYAVVTLHTAELFPTEIRNTALGICSTMAHVGSIAAPYIVDLLGQLAWWIPTTICGFAVLVAGACTLLHPETRDAALKDHAKQETDATGDKEPMKQ is encoded by the exons ATGAGCGGGGAAGAAGTCGAAAAGGATGTGTCACGGGTGGAAAATGGGACaacggcggcagcagcagctgcagctgcGGCTAATGGCGGGAGTGAGCAGCAAGGgtatgaaaatggaaaaattatcGTTCGTTCGTCTCCTGGTGATCTGAAGCAAATTGTCCTGGATGGATTGGAGAAAAAAGGCGACCGTGGTGTTTGGTTATG GACACTCTTCATACTGTGCCTCACGCCGAACATCCTCAATGGTTTCCACGTTTCGTCATACGTATTTCTGGGCAAAATGCCGGAGAACTATTACTGCGTAATTCCGAGCCTTTTGCAGAAAGGCTGGACACACGACGAGATTCGGAACATTTCCACAACCGG TGGAGTGACCAAGAATGGAACGTGTGCAGTCCTAAACTGGGACTACGGTCTTCTGGCGGAGATGAACTACCTAGATGCGGTCGCTTACGTGTCCGGGCAAGAGCGGCCGGATCAGGTCTCGTGTCTTGGGACCCCTGGTTTTGAAATGCATTACGAACAACGACCGGGCGCGTCAATCGTCCCCGAGTGGGATCTGATCTGCGAGCGGACCGCCCTCCGATCTACTGTGCAGGTTGCTTTATCGGTTGGCAAGTTCTTCGGGGCTTCTACCTTCGGTGTTCTCTCGGACAAGTACGGACGAAAAAGTAGTTTTACGGTGGCCGCTCTGCTGTACGTGGTCTCCAGCCTACTTACAACATTTTCGCCTTACTACATATTACTGCTAGTCGGTCGAATCGGATTGGGGTCATCGGCTTCCGGAGTTTTCTATCCGGCATTTGCACTAT TGACGGAGAACATTGGCGTTCGGCACCGCTCGTGGATGAGCATCGCTTTCAATTTCTCCTACCCGATTGGAATGCTAATCCTTGCGTTGGCAGCTTACTACATAGATCCATGGCGTGATTTGTCTTTAGCTTTAACCATTCCATCATTCTTATTAGTTATCCATCTTTA TTTCCTAGTGGAATCACCCCGGTGGCTGTTGAGCAAAGGTCGTGAGCGTCGCGCTTATCGTATGGTCTTTGGTCGCAAAGCTCCTCAAGAGCTCTGTGATAGTGATAGAGAGTTAAGCCCAGAAGAGGTGTCGGCAGCTGCTGCTAAAAATGTAGATGCACCCAAAGTACCTCTAGGTGTACGCATCAGGCAGACATTCAGTGAGTTTACAAAGCTGTACGGAACACCAAAGCTCTGCCGTCGTGCTTTGATTTGTCACTTTACGTGGTGCGTAACATCACTCTGCTACTACGTGACAG CGCTTAATGCAGATAACTTCGCCGCCAACAGGAATGTGTACGTTGCTACCACTGGCTCCGTTGATATTGTAGCTTATATTATATCGATGATAGTGTTGGCCTATTTTGGTCGCAAAAGCACTTCATTTTGCTTTTTCCTGTATGCTGGCATTTGTCTGTTGGTGGTTTTAGCGGTGCCCAGGGAAAGCACCACAGTGATAGTTACGTTAGCTATGCTAGGAAGGTTAGGAATTACGGCGGTATATGCAGTGGTAACCCTGCATACCGCCGAGCTGTTTCCAACGGAAATTCGCAACACCGCTCTTGGCATCTGTTCGACGATGGCCCACGTCGGTTCGATCGCTGCCCCCTATATAGTGGATCTACTCGGTCAGCTAGCCTGGTGGATTCCGACGACCATATGTGGTTTTGCGGTGCTGGTTGCCGGCGCCTGCACCTTATTGCATCCGGAAACTAGAGATGCGGCGCTGAAAGATCACGCAAAGCAGGAAACCGATGCAACGGGAGATAAGGAACCTATGAAGCAGTAA
- the LOC128742272 gene encoding putative trypsin-6: MITSMLLQSVVFLVILRVRISICWPIVNGIVPRATDQFKFAVSLQHANQASGLSHFCGGTYIGNGWIVTANHCVVGFEIGTIYAFVGGLSLNKSSHNHLYLVEEKISHPDYNRISLAGDIALLRLESWNDSFHVLDDTIEETLSLPSKALTGEYNSHVLNLIGDSGQEKEATEDEFGSEECLIYGYGSATFYGAGSDDLQFGPVQPLGHKDCTDMLGPVVAPSRADSGMFCAIGYADACRGDSGGGLVCRPRLSTPWEMSLERNSSYILRGIISYGAGCGVPASPEVYTDVGFYWNWINEIISG; the protein is encoded by the exons ATGATTACGTCCATGTTACTTCAATCAGTGGTGTTCCTTGTTATTCTGCGCGTCAGGATTTCGATTTGTTGGCCAATCGTGAATGGAATAGTTCCAAGAGCAACTGATCAGTTTAAATTTGCCGTATCGCTACAGCATGCCAACCAGGCTAGTGGTCTGTCACACTTTTGCGGTGGAACGTATATTGGCAACGGATGGATTGTAACTGCGAACCACTGCGTCGTTGGGTT TGAAATCGGAACGATATATGCGTTTGTAGGAGGACTGTCTCTAAACAAGAGCAGCCACAATCACCTGTATTTAGTTGAAGAAAAGATTTCTCATCCTGACTATAATCG AATCTCATTGGCTGGAGATATAGCATTGCTTCGTTTGGAGTCTTGGAACGATAGTTTCCATGTGTTAGACGACACGATCGAAGAAACACTCTCATTACCTTCGAAAGCACTCACCGGAGAATATAATTCACACGTTTTGAACCTAATCGGTGATTCCGGACAGGAAAAGGAAGCCACGGAAGACGAGTTTGGATCAGAAGAGTGCCTAATCTATGGTTACGGTTCTGCCACGTTCTACGGTGCGGGTAGCGATGACTTGCAGTTCGGGCCGGTGCAACCTCTTGGCCACAAAGATTGCACGGACATGCTGGGCCCGGTAGTAGCTCCTTCGCGAGCGGATTCGGGAATGTTTTGCGCTATTGGCTATGCCGATGCTTGCCGG GGAGATTCCGGTGGAGGATTAGTGTGCCGACCTCGACTGTCCACGCCGTGGGAAATGTCTCTCGAGAGAAACAGCTCGTACATCCTTCGTGGCATCATTTCCTATGGCGCTGGGTGTGGCGTTCCCGCGTCGCCCGAAGTCTACACTGATGTTGGATTTTATTGGAATTGGATCAACGAGATCATATCAGGATAG